GCTTCATCAAGGGCACAGACCTGGAGCTCGGATGCTGCAAGCCTGGGTGGAGATGGCAATGGCTCTGGAAGTGAGCAAGGCTTTGGTAATGGAAAAGGGAATGAAGTTTCCAGACTGCaacagaggaagaagggaaCACGTGTAAATTAATACCCAATTTATGCTGCAACAGCATTCCATGCTCTCCTAAATTGCAATATGGGCACAAGGAGCAATGCAGTTCACAGAAATTGCCCAGGTAAGTGAACACTTGCTCTGGTACATATATAGAGCCAAAAACTGCTGCAGCCCACGTGGATATTGAAACTAACTAAACTGCCAGTGTATCTGAACACGTGATTTTAAActcactcttttcttttttgtatagTTAAACAGTTTGCAAGTCTTTTTAATAACTGATAGAAAGTGACTAATCCTCCTTTTCTGCCAGCAAATTTCTTTGACACAACTATTAATTCAGTACTCATTTGCAGATACATTGGAAAGCTACATTTACACCTGCCAACagtgaaaaagaacagaaggaagTTTCAGCACAAATGTCCAGTCACTCagacagaaagaacaaatatccaagtaagaaaacaaacttctaTAGTTTCACATAGTAATTTCCTAAGTGGTTGAAAGTAACAGAGCTGTTCTGTGCAATGACCTACATAGTGTTTACATTAATGCCCCTTCACATTTCTCCAGTACACGATCCAGTCTGTTTTCTTCACTAATATTTTAATCAGAAAGCTATTCTTGGAATGAACTGCCAAAGGCTGAAAACCAAAATGACATAAGCAATGTCTTTTTGAGAAAGCTTATGATCCCACTACTCAGAACAAATATCACAGTCCAAAAGACTCACCATATCTCATGACCTGCAGTCTGTAGTGCTTCCATACTCTGTACAGGCAAGTGGGGTAACATGGCACAGCTGGTTCAACAGAAgaatgaacaacaaaaaaagacagataCAAATTAGATCTACACTATTaaaaagatgagggaaaaaTTATTAGCATAAACTGGACTATAAGACAAAAAGTGCCAACATCAGGAATGAGAAACTAAAACAATACAAGAGCAAGCCACATCTGCCATTTAGCCCACTAAATTTCACTGCCAGCTTGTTAAAGAAATAGTCCTCCTTTCACTTACAAATGGTAGTGATGAGAAAAGGAGCTAAAaggacagagagagggagaaagtgTTAGTCTGAaagctgtaattatttttatgaaaatctATCTACCTTATCCCAGTATTAAAATGAAAGTAACCAAAAACCTTGAAGGATTTGGCTACTAAATAAAAAAGTGCATAGTGGCCAAAGTAACTAGTGAAAGGAAGGATTTCCATAAGATTAGCCCCCTGTTGTCTCTAACTCCCACAACCTTACTATAATATTATTGATTGATTGGAATAACCAAAGGCCTTTCCACAAGGGCTGGTAATTACCATAATTCTATGGTGTAAAagtcagcacagcagctctaaGTCCTTAATattaagctttatttttgtCCCCACAGGATTAATAGcaggcaaaaaataaattggttgGGACAAATTTTATTAAACAGCAGATCTTGTACTTATTCTTCTCCCAAAATAACAGCTAAATGTACTTCACTGTTCTAAAGCAGTTACAGCCAGACTGGaatgctaaaaaataaatgagaaccAACCATTCTGGCAGCACAGGTAAGTCCAAATATAAGGAGGTCAGAAAGGCCCATTTCTTGTGTTTGTCATTTAATACCAGAATTACAACATTCTGTTTCTCTCAGTGTTCCACACACTATCCCAACTCTACTGGCACCTGCCTCAATAGTGCATCAGAGTCCTCTGTACTAGAGACAAAACTTAATCTTTTATGTacccattaaaataaataaataaataaataaacagggagagaaaaagaaaaaaaacactttagaaATTTTTAATCCAAATGAGTATTAATTCGAGAAAAGATTTCACTTAAAGAATGCTTTATTACTGGCAGTGGAAGTTACACAAGAAGATTTGTAGGCAGGAAAACAACTCTAGTTCCTTGTTTTCCTGGTTATTAAAAAACCTAAGaatgaatgaaataatttaaaaggacaAGTCTCTTCCCAAAGAAAATGGCCTGCAGAGAACTCAAGAACTCAAgccacttttttatttttctgatttttaaaagtcttaatCAAAACAGGCAAAGATTTTTGTCATACTGGGggctgaaaatgcttttatactGCACCAAACATAGTTCATGTATTCTTGTATTTATATACCAAAcattcatttaatttattttcttttagtacACATAAATTTAAGAGGgatttattaaattattgtCACTGTTCTTGttaatacctttaaaaaaattattgatgAGAACAGGCTGTGAATCCTCAgcaaaatggaatttaaaatgaTGATAAGTATTTAAAATGGCAGGTTTTGTTCTTTATATTGTTTTATAGCCAAACTTTCAATATTAAATTTTTGGTTAACTGTTTCAGgaatataatttatttgctgcatttctttACACTTCTGTAAACATTCTTTTCAGCTCCCTGCATGCTACAATAACTTCACTTAAAATCAGAGTTGGACCAAAGAGTTAAGGCTACCTCATACACATATTTGTGAGGTattctagagaaaaaaacaaactgagttttaaactattttaactTTAGGTTATTTTTCACTTGAAGTGATAAGGTTTAATTTGGCTTCTCTCCCTTTGGGATAAAGATCATTCATAGTAAAACATTTGGTTTTCAAATTATCCTTTACATCAAGGAATTAAATCGTCTTATACTTGAGCTAACTGGATATCCTGTAACAAGCTCCCCAGGAGTCTGTAGACTTAAGCATGGGAGAAAACATAAGACCATAAGTCAGCTCTGATCTCTCAGGCCAAGGATAACATACCTTaacaatacaaaataataaattgacCTCATACACAGAAGTACATTTTAAGAAGTaaggtgtttgttttgcttttaaagaacggcaatgtcttatttttaactttagtTCTCAAACTCTGGTTTACTGAGATGATTACTTCCAGAGTACTAATTTGTACACAAGAAAATTCAGCATGATATATTGGCTCTTATGGAATGAAAAAGAATACAGGTCCAATAGAATGTGCTCTAAAGTTGTCTCTATGCCATTATTCAACATCATTCTTTTAGTGGAGACAGCTCCCAGAATGGAGTACTTTCATAAGCTAACACCTTTGGTAGACATTGGAATTTATACTTTGAACTTTTAGGTATGTTATCCATATATacaaagcaaaatgcagcattAGTTATCTGGAAAGATTTTTGGTGATCCATATGTCAAGCTATAACATAAGCCAAATTCATCAGTCCTCTGGAGACTGccatattaaacaaaaaaaaaatcataaaatcaaCTTTTTGACAGTGCTTATGAACTTATCCTCTGCCCAGGAATCTCAAGAATATAAAATCAGGGACTGAATTGCCCCATGGCACTGAGGGATAAAGGGCAAAATCTTTGCTCGAGAGCATAAAAAATCCTGTAGCAGAGCTAGAAACCACCTCTTCTATCATTCTATTTCTTAGTAGAAAGATCTCAAATGCTGATAGCAAAGTTCAATTAAATATGCAGAGTAGATTTCAGTCCTGTTCCCATTCATAATGAGAATgacacacagagaaattaattacCAACCTGGAGCTACATTTGCTTGTGCCAACAATACATTGAGCACATACTATCAAAAGGCACAGCATAGAGAGGTTTCAATTAGCATAGAACAGTCATGgaatacaattaaaaatgtaactgaatGCCACTCCCCACCCCTTCAGATTCTTCCTAACCTGATATTGACCATTTTACAGTGGTTCCAAGTGGCACTTGTGGCTCAGACTTCTAAAAAAAACTTTCCTACCTCAGAAATCCAGTTGTTCTGCAGTCACTCTGAATAGACCTAATGAAGTAGCTCACCTTTCTGCATTATATACTCTGATGCATGGTTTGTGTATTTTGCAAGGGAGAAGAAAGTAGAGTTAGCCAGTCTGCCAAAACAGGATAGTATTAAAAAAGTGAaggcaaatatatttaaattcagCTAACAGACTGTTCCATAGGGAAGAATTTTCCACGTTGAACCATTTTTTGAGCAGAATGCGTCAATTTGGAAGAGGGGAAACTGACCTTCCAATGCAAGCTGCAACTACCCTCTCCCTCCCAAAAAGGAGCAAGAACATACCCTATGCATATTTAATCTCAGAAATAAGTTGATGGGTTTTACCTGTTCTCGATGCCCACACTTGGCTGCCACTTGCAGTGATTGGAATGGAGAGGAGTGATTTCggagggacaggcagcaggaccATGCTGACTCCATATGGAGAGTACCCTGCCCAATGAGTATGGCAATGAAGAGACGAGGTCATCTGAGACAGAAGCTGGATGCCTTGCCCCTTTCAAACCCTGTGCGAATTGTGATATAAATAGTCTCTGGATGGTAGGAATATGACTGGTTAGGTTTCTTCTTCTTGTCCAAATCCTGTAACATCCAGGGGAAGAAAGTGCTAACACTGTGTGAAGGCCAAGCATGGAGCAACCTCTTCTTCTTTCAGCTATGGCATTTCTTCCACGGTCAGGATGAAGGGCAACTTCTCTTCTTACAGAGAGAGAGGAATGCAGCTTATTATCTAGATGGGAATCTTCCTTGAAAGCTGTGGTATCTGAACAGCTCTGAgacaggagaaaagagaaagtcCATTTTGAAGGTGGTGCTTCCATCTCTCCCAAAACCGGTTTGAGATGTACAGAGTGCTGGGATGTAATCCCTGTGAGGTCTGTCGCAGGACTGGAGTCTAATTTTATGTGAAAAGAAATTGGGAAAACTGGGGTATCCAAGAAAGAGGTTGGAGGCTTGTGGCTCAAGtctgaaaaaagtattttggtaGATTCTACAGGATAAAGTGCCAAAGGCTGAAAGCTGAACATCTTGGTGCACCAACTGTCAGCCCAGCGTGAGTGTAAGTTCCTGTTAATGCAAGAAAAGGCTTCCAATAGATTTTTACATACACGTTGGCTGTACCTCTCACCCACAGGAAGAATTTCAGAAGAACGTGGCAGAGGTTTTAGGTGATGGATGCTTTTGGCAGGTGCCAGGAGGTTCCTAGCCACTGCAGTCAGTTTGCTCAACAACACTGGTTCTTTGGTACATTTTCTAAATCTCAAGCTGCTCAACAAACCGCACCTCTTGGCCCTCTGCCTTGGCAGATGCACAGATTTCATGGCTGTTTCCGTTTCCATTGCTGGTGGTTTACATGGAAAGTACAAAGATTTGAAGTGTGTGTTTTCCTGCTTGGGGAATATTTCTGGGGAAATCTCAAAAAAAGATgagcttttacattttttgctttttctgatggTTTTTAGTTGATATGATGTGGGAACTTTTTTACATGTCCTGCCAGGCTGTCTTTTTAATGGAACAGGTCCTCTTAGTTTATTTGTGGTTTCAAAGGCACCAGGGATTCCATCATACCCTAAATTAAGGTTCAGGTTTTCCGTTTCTGAATCCTGAGTCTTCAAAAACTGTGAACTAATAGTATCTGTAGTAATCTTTGGCCTTTTGACTTCTTGTAAAGTGCTACATACATTATTTTCACTGCTTCTAACAGCAAAAATCTCCTCTGAAGGACCTCGAAACTCCTTATTTCTTGATGTCACCAATTCATCCAGAGAGCTGCCTGAGAGTTTAGAGCTGTGCAATGTAGTTGGTTGCAGTGTgagttttgctttctcttcatATTCTGACTTGTGTTCTGGTTGTGCCTTGTTTGACTGATGTACTTTCATCTTCTCATACTTCTTCTTTCGTTTAAGTAACTGACGTTTCTCTATTTGATCAAATCTCTCTGAACCTAAAGCCTCATTTTCCTTGCAGAGTGAATGAGTTGGTTCAGTGTCTTGGCCTTCTGTAACCTCCTTTATGTTATCTTTGCTCTGTGCATTTAATTTGTAAGGCACACATACTTTGCTGCAAACTACACAGTTTGGGGGCATTTCTTTGCAACTGTTTGATTGTATACTCATATGTGGATAAAATGTGGGTGTTGTATCATACTGCAATTCTGGTGAAGTTTCTGCAGAAGATGCATCTTCAGCTTGACAACCACACACAGTTTCTGAAAGCAGACTGGTACCTGCCAGGTTTGTGAGCTctgtataattttttctttcttttgaaggaTTACTTTGTTTGGATCTTGAGATTTCTTCCAAAACTTTTCCATAACTCTCAGTACTGAGAGGGCCTGTTTTGCTACCAGACTCTTTGGAATCTTCTAACGAGGCCCAAAGACAATCTTCTCCATCAAGAAAAGAATCTATGAGCAGGTTTTTTCTAGGGGCTGCTTCTCTTCTCATGTTCTCTTCTCCACATGTATTCTTTAACTTCTCTTCACAGCGAGTACTTTTTGGAGAGGTGACATCCATGTCTTTTACAGTTGGCATGCTGTCCCCCTCATCTCTTAGACTGTCTTTGCTGTGTGCACAAACTCTTGAGCTTTTTGCAACATTCAGACAACTACTTGCTATTTTATTCTCTGAAGATGGGATCTTAGTATTGCTGGCTTTTCTCTTAACAGACATTGTTACAGAGAGAGGTTTTGTCACTGAAGAATCTTTGCTGAAAACTTTGGCTGAAGAGGAATCAAAATTATCTATTTGTGTGTCCTCAGATGCCATGCACAGCTTTCCTTCCTCAGGCAGAGAGATTCCCAAGTACAGAGCTGACAGTGTTTCTGAATCTGCCTGCATCTCATTAGAAGGTTCCTGAATGACCAACTTTCTGAAATGGGATGGACTAATACCCTTCAGAGCATCATCAGTTTCTTTGCCAGGCTGAAATGTGAACTGCGAGCAAGAGTTACTTGAGATACATTTTCTTCtcaggctttttttgttttctgtctctgaaagcACATTCGTATTTTCTGGCTTATACGTCAGATTCCCATGACTTGATGAGGAGGGCAAAAATTGGGCACTAACTGTATTTTCCTGGTCCTTCACCAACCCCTTCATCTTTGGCAAAGATTGCTGCATTTTGCTTCCTGCAAACACCAGCTCCGCTTTCTCTCTTGCACAGCCGATAACACAAGCATGCTGTGAGCACTGTGCTTTGCAATCATAAAAACTTACTTCACGAgttcctttattttccctttcacatccattttcatgttcttttaGTCTGATTGTCTCCTCTCCGATTACATCACCAACAAAGCCTGTGTATCCTGAACAGTCTTCAATTCTCACACCATTTAAAGAGTCCAAATCCACCACATTCTCATTTATTGTTCCTTGAAAACTGTCTCCTTTTGCATATTTATGAGCTAAAGGAGGCAAGTCATCACCTGTTTCTAACAGTATCTCTTCACTTTGACTATAGCCAATTGATATATTGGTTTCTTCCACAGAAGTAGCTGTAGTTTGTAAGCcagtgtttggttggttgtttaaACTTTCTAAATGTTGCTTGCTGCCTGGAACCAGGCCATCCAACTCACTCTGACATGCAAGACACTGATTTTCCATGGGACAAAGAGTCTTTTCTGGTTGGCTGGCACATCTTGTTTGAATATTCATGTTTCTGAGTAACGGGCACATGTCACAGATTGCAGTGCTACACTCAGAGGGATTAGCTGGGAGTGATGACACTTCTTTCTTCTCATATGTGcttgtttctctcttctttggGCCTAATGGAGAATTGCAAAATCCAAAATTATAAGTACAGGgctttttgttaaaatatctGCCTAATAGCTCTTCACTAGTCTTATTTCTCTGATTGCCTCCAGGAGCCTTTGGAGTATCCACGGTTCTTATTTTCTCAAATCCATCTGTCTGGTGAGCACATGTCCCAGTTTGTTCTTTTGCCTCATCATTGTTACATAGAATTTCACTGCCATTTATCCCATGCAGTTCTACACCTCTGTTGCCCCAGTCTTCTTCACAAGGAAGAGATCCACATGACAAAGGGAAGTGTGCTTCTGGAAAGATTATTATCTTTTTACTATTATATTCAGCTGAGTCTTCTCCttcccaaatatattttttttcaatcttctTATCAACCTCAACATCCCAAGAATGGCTGTTTTGGAGAACATCATCTACACATGTACTCCCTGATAAAACACAGGAAGTACTGGCAGCTGTACACTGGTCTTTTATATTATGATTATCAAAATTCCATGTGTCACTATGTTCATTTCCTAAAGCAGTGACCACACTCTCTGTATTTCCCACTGAAGAATTCATGTCCTTTTGGGAAATTTTGTTTGTCATATTAGGGTTATCAGAAGTCCTGGAACTTACTGAAGACTTGAACTTGTCTTGATGGAGCATAGTTTGAGTGACTTGCTCTTCTGTAGTTACAGAAGCACCAAATGATTCTTTTCCAGATAGATTATCCTGAGCCTTGTCCCTGTTTGAAACTTCATTAGCAATACAAGGAGGACACTCATGACAACGAGGTTCTCTTGATTTCTGTGCGATGGGAGGTAGAGCTACATTTAGTGTATAAATCAAATGCGTTTCTTTGCCAGTGGAcaaattttcattattattagcTTCTGTACTTTGAACTGAACTGCCAGCCAACTCTTCTAGTGTTGTACTATTCTCAGATTCCTTTTCAAGCACTTGGGCCTCAGGTGAATCTTCTAGCTTGGTACTAAGATCCAGACAGCTGTGGCTACTGGGAGGAGACATTTTTCTGGAGGTACTataaaagcatttgtttgtCTGTCCAATTTCATGGGAGGCAGTGTTGCTTGTTTCCATCAATAgactattttcttttatatcatCCTTGCATAAGTCACTGACAGGGAATTGCCACTGATTCTTTTTCAACTTATCACCTTCTGATGGGAccattttaaagttttcttttgagAACTCCTCAGGAGATGAAGCAACAGAACTAAAAACTGAAGAATGACAGTGCTCAGAATTAGCATCCTCTTGAGCTTCAGGCCAGCTACAAACATCAATGTTCTCTCCCACAGCAATTTTTCTCCAGACTTCAGAAGCCTCTTCAAATTCAGAGCTGTACAATTTACCTATACTTGCACTTACTTCCCTATGATCAGTTTTAGCAGTAGATAatcctttaaaaacaactgaGACCTGCTCTACTGGTAGGGATGAGGAGGTTCCATTTTCTACAAACCCAGTCCCATGATCATGAGTCTGGCTTTTGATGGTTTTGTGAAGATACTTTTTGGGAAGTTCATTGATAATTCCATGGACTGCAGTACTATTGTCTCCTAGTGGCATATTCCTGAAGTCCAGGTAATAGCTGCTTTTCAGAACCGAACATGAGACTTCAGAACTTTTTGTGGAGAGCATTCTACAGCTTTCTACTGATGACAACCTATAAGGTTCATTATGTTTAGGTACAGGACCAGTACAGAAGTCATGAGCACTGTTTTCTTCATCCTGCTGATAAGTCTGGCAATTAGCAACTGATGTACTGAATTCATTAACAGGATTTAGTCTGGGTAACTTTTCTTCTCTAGTCTCCAAACTAGATTCATTACCCCCTGTCCTCACTGGCATGGCAGTGTGGGCTTTCAACCCAttataataatttgtttcttgtGGATGCTCTGTGGCTGATTCCATGTCCGTGACTTTTAAAGGCTCTAAAAAATCTATGGTGCTGGTTTCTGAAACCCCAGCTGTGGCCATGACTGTGTCTACATCTGGACATTCATTGTTCTCGGGTGGAAGACCTTTACTCACTTGGTCATTCCTGTATCCTGCTTTACTAAATATCCTAGTCCCATCAGCCTTCATACCTTGTACTTCTTCAATGAGCTTTGGCAGTGTTTCAGCTGTCACCTGAacatttgcttgcttttcttctgtgtaagaaaaaataaagcaagtcaCAAAAAAgggctaattaaaaaaatacagttactgTAGAATATATTAATATTCACAACTTTCCAGAGAACGTATTTGCTGCAGATCTTTTTCATATATTCTACAAAGGACCAAGACTAGATGGCATTCTTCAGCTCAGCCAAAGTTTTGGTTATGAGATCatggagggagaaaaaataattactagaTGCAAAGTGATGAAAGCATTTGGATCTAGAAAATTAAGGATTATAATGAAATGAAGAATTACTTTTCTTGTCCTCTTCCTTCGGATTATGCACTTTCATTTTTACTTATTAATCCATTACAAAGTGAATGAGTAATGATTTTTCACATCTTTGCTATTACTGCTCTCATATAATCCAGCTTTGAAACATAAGGAAATGCAAAACATCTGCTATTAACAATaccttctgctttgcagaaataagcatttaaattaaataactaAAGTATGTCTTGTACATAAAAGGTCTCCAGAAAAGTACACATGCtggcaggagaaagcagaggatTAAGTTTTCATATTGTTCTAGCTATGCAAGGTGATAGTTTCTAttgtaaagcaaaatacatGAGCTATCCTACAATCACTCATCAATTTTAAAtcaaaaaaaagcaagctgggAGCCAGGCAGAGGTAGATAGGGATGTACAACtagcacacacacacctgtgtTCTTTAGAGATCCTTCTCCTTGAGTGCAACAAGCTCCTGAACACTTCAACTCCTGCTGGTTTAAGTCCAGGTTGTCCTGAAACAAGACAAGCATCACTGGAGACTGGTGATTTACAAGGCGTTCACACAAGCACTTGTCATTCCTTTCTGATCCTGTCAATCACCATCACCTCACCATTAAACAATGGTGCATCCAGAAAAAGTTTCCCATTTAGCAGCAAGAAAGTCCTGGGACCCAAGCAGCTTGAAATGCAAATTGTGGCAAATCTGAATCAGGAGAGGAATCCAGTCTCCAAGGCTGCCTCAAGTCCCCAGACCATTACATGCCTCTGGTaagatgtgggttttttctcatCCTTATTAGAAAATTTTGGAATTCTAATTCCCTTTCctcaaaaccacaaacccaGGAACAGATGACCTAGGTCtacctgcaaaaaaaccccaactcaaCAGAAACAACTCCCCCACAAACAAA
The sequence above is a segment of the Apus apus isolate bApuApu2 chromosome 16, bApuApu2.pri.cur, whole genome shotgun sequence genome. Coding sequences within it:
- the PRR14L gene encoding protein PRR14L isoform X1, yielding MATAGVSETSTIDFLEPLKVTDMESATEHPQETNYYNGLKAHTAMPVRTGGNESSLETREEKLPRLNPVNEFSTSVANCQTYQQDEENSAHDFCTGPVPKHNEPYRLSSVESCRMLSTKSSEVSCSVLKSSYYLDFRNMPLGDNSTAVHGIINELPKKYLHKTIKSQTHDHGTGFVENGTSSSLPVEQVSVVFKGLSTAKTDHREVSASIGKLYSSEFEEASEVWRKIAVGENIDVCSWPEAQEDANSEHCHSSVFSSVASSPEEFSKENFKMVPSEGDKLKKNQWQFPVSDLCKDDIKENSLLMETSNTASHEIGQTNKCFYSTSRKMSPPSSHSCLDLSTKLEDSPEAQVLEKESENSTTLEELAGSSVQSTEANNNENLSTGKETHLIYTLNVALPPIAQKSREPRCHECPPCIANEVSNRDKAQDNLSGKESFGASVTTEEQVTQTMLHQDKFKSSVSSRTSDNPNMTNKISQKDMNSSVGNTESVVTALGNEHSDTWNFDNHNIKDQCTAASTSCVLSGSTCVDDVLQNSHSWDVEVDKKIEKKYIWEGEDSAEYNSKKIIIFPEAHFPLSCGSLPCEEDWGNRGVELHGINGSEILCNNDEAKEQTGTCAHQTDGFEKIRTVDTPKAPGGNQRNKTSEELLGRYFNKKPCTYNFGFCNSPLGPKKRETSTYEKKEVSSLPANPSECSTAICDMCPLLRNMNIQTRCASQPEKTLCPMENQCLACQSELDGLVPGSKQHLESLNNQPNTGLQTTATSVEETNISIGYSQSEEILLETGDDLPPLAHKYAKGDSFQGTINENVVDLDSLNGVRIEDCSGYTGFVGDVIGEETIRLKEHENGCERENKGTREVSFYDCKAQCSQHACVIGCAREKAELVFAGSKMQQSLPKMKGLVKDQENTVSAQFLPSSSSHGNLTYKPENTNVLSETENKKSLRRKCISSNSCSQFTFQPGKETDDALKGISPSHFRKLVIQEPSNEMQADSETLSALYLGISLPEEGKLCMASEDTQIDNFDSSSAKVFSKDSSVTKPLSVTMSVKRKASNTKIPSSENKIASSCLNVAKSSRVCAHSKDSLRDEGDSMPTVKDMDVTSPKSTRCEEKLKNTCGEENMRREAAPRKNLLIDSFLDGEDCLWASLEDSKESGSKTGPLSTESYGKVLEEISRSKQSNPSKERKNYTELTNLAGTSLLSETVCGCQAEDASSAETSPELQYDTTPTFYPHMSIQSNSCKEMPPNCVVCSKVCVPYKLNAQSKDNIKEVTEGQDTEPTHSLCKENEALGSERFDQIEKRQLLKRKKKYEKMKVHQSNKAQPEHKSEYEEKAKLTLQPTTLHSSKLSGSSLDELVTSRNKEFRGPSEEIFAVRSSENNVCSTLQEVKRPKITTDTISSQFLKTQDSETENLNLNLGYDGIPGAFETTNKLRGPVPLKRQPGRTCKKVPTSYQLKTIRKSKKCKSSSFFEISPEIFPKQENTHFKSLYFPCKPPAMETETAMKSVHLPRQRAKRCGLLSSLRFRKCTKEPVLLSKLTAVARNLLAPAKSIHHLKPLPRSSEILPVGERYSQRVCKNLLEAFSCINRNLHSRWADSWCTKMFSFQPLALYPVESTKILFSDLSHKPPTSFLDTPVFPISFHIKLDSSPATDLTGITSQHSVHLKPVLGEMEAPPSKWTFSFLLSQSCSDTTAFKEDSHLDNKLHSSLSVRREVALHPDRGRNAIAERRRGCSMLGLHTVLALSSPGCYRIWTRRRNLTSHIPTIQRLFISQFAQGLKGARHPASVSDDLVSSLPYSLGRVLSIWSQHGPAACPSEITPLHSNHCKWQPSVGIENSCAMLPHLPVQSMEALQTAGHEICLETSFPFPLPKPCSLPEPLPSPPRLAASELQVCALDEADASVPACLRSQDDTELKKTETEKRPKKVSQIPIRKTVPKPDPNLTPMGLPKPKRLKKKEFSLEEIYTNKNYKSPPPARSLETIFEEPKEKNGCLISVSQQKRKRILEFQDFTLPRKRKTRGKVKAVGSYTRAKKAALQSAELDALLSQKLMDLETFFKEEAEQEQASSI
- the PRR14L gene encoding protein PRR14L isoform X2; this translates as MLSSGVESPLDSSVSDGVEQLYPGLPESVSAELMAVSEPNVGLDAKSDVSAPVLAHRDSLSAEQRGTSGVENFCQKTEDLGDKPKVISHRPAESLAEESVKAGDLEEDEKSNFRKLDCTNDGYQKEDKEAQDAQEYPAACCALTPRESWSKQDNLDLNQQELKCSGACCTQGEGSLKNTEEKQANVQVTAETLPKLIEEVQVFSSVASSPEEFSKENFKMVPSEGDKLKKNQWQFPVSDLCKDDIKENSLLMETSNTASHEIGQTNKCFYSTSRKMSPPSSHSCLDLSTKLEDSPEAQVLEKESENSTTLEELAGSSVQSTEANNNENLSTGKETHLIYTLNVALPPIAQKSREPRCHECPPCIANEVSNRDKAQDNLSGKESFGASVTTEEQVTQTMLHQDKFKSSVSSRTSDNPNMTNKISQKDMNSSVGNTESVVTALGNEHSDTWNFDNHNIKDQCTAASTSCVLSGSTCVDDVLQNSHSWDVEVDKKIEKKYIWEGEDSAEYNSKKIIIFPEAHFPLSCGSLPCEEDWGNRGVELHGINGSEILCNNDEAKEQTGTCAHQTDGFEKIRTVDTPKAPGGNQRNKTSEELLGRYFNKKPCTYNFGFCNSPLGPKKRETSTYEKKEVSSLPANPSECSTAICDMCPLLRNMNIQTRCASQPEKTLCPMENQCLACQSELDGLVPGSKQHLESLNNQPNTGLQTTATSVEETNISIGYSQSEEILLETGDDLPPLAHKYAKGDSFQGTINENVVDLDSLNGVRIEDCSGYTGFVGDVIGEETIRLKEHENGCERENKGTREVSFYDCKAQCSQHACVIGCAREKAELVFAGSKMQQSLPKMKGLVKDQENTVSAQFLPSSSSHGNLTYKPENTNVLSETENKKSLRRKCISSNSCSQFTFQPGKETDDALKGISPSHFRKLVIQEPSNEMQADSETLSALYLGISLPEEGKLCMASEDTQIDNFDSSSAKVFSKDSSVTKPLSVTMSVKRKASNTKIPSSENKIASSCLNVAKSSRVCAHSKDSLRDEGDSMPTVKDMDVTSPKSTRCEEKLKNTCGEENMRREAAPRKNLLIDSFLDGEDCLWASLEDSKESGSKTGPLSTESYGKVLEEISRSKQSNPSKERKNYTELTNLAGTSLLSETVCGCQAEDASSAETSPELQYDTTPTFYPHMSIQSNSCKEMPPNCVVCSKVCVPYKLNAQSKDNIKEVTEGQDTEPTHSLCKENEALGSERFDQIEKRQLLKRKKKYEKMKVHQSNKAQPEHKSEYEEKAKLTLQPTTLHSSKLSGSSLDELVTSRNKEFRGPSEEIFAVRSSENNVCSTLQEVKRPKITTDTISSQFLKTQDSETENLNLNLGYDGIPGAFETTNKLRGPVPLKRQPGRTCKKVPTSYQLKTIRKSKKCKSSSFFEISPEIFPKQENTHFKSLYFPCKPPAMETETAMKSVHLPRQRAKRCGLLSSLRFRKCTKEPVLLSKLTAVARNLLAPAKSIHHLKPLPRSSEILPVGERYSQRVCKNLLEAFSCINRNLHSRWADSWCTKMFSFQPLALYPVESTKILFSDLSHKPPTSFLDTPVFPISFHIKLDSSPATDLTGITSQHSVHLKPVLGEMEAPPSKWTFSFLLSQSCSDTTAFKEDSHLDNKLHSSLSVRREVALHPDRGRNAIAERRRGCSMLGLHTVLALSSPGCYRIWTRRRNLTSHIPTIQRLFISQFAQGLKGARHPASVSDDLVSSLPYSLGRVLSIWSQHGPAACPSEITPLHSNHCKWQPSVGIENSCAMLPHLPVQSMEALQTAGHEICLETSFPFPLPKPCSLPEPLPSPPRLAASELQVCALDEADASVPACLRSQDDTELKKTETEKRPKKVSQIPIRKTVPKPDPNLTPMGLPKPKRLKKKEFSLEEIYTNKNYKSPPPARSLETIFEEPKEKNGCLISVSQQKRKRILEFQDFTLPRKRKTRGKVKAVGSYTRAKKAALQSAELDALLSQKLMDLETFFKEEAEQEQASSI